TTACTCTTTATAAAGGCAATAAAAAAAGAGCCAAATGTTTGGCTCTTCTTCATGTTTATAACAATTTATTGTACTGTGTCAGGGAAATAACGACGTACTTGAGAAGTCACGTTATGACTCATAATTACCTTAGCATAATCATTTAAATATACTTCAGATTTATCTGTAGGAGAAGCAAATTCTAATAGTTGGCTATAACTATCATTGATAACTTCTTGGTCTACTGATTTATCAAAGTATATTGCATAATAATATTCATTATTAAGACTAAATAATAAGTCTTCAAACTCAGATACACCGATATTGTTATGATAAGCATAACTAATAACTTCTTCTAAGTCGTTAAATTTCACTATAACTGTGCGTATATTTTGTCGTTTAGACTCGTTTTGTTTTTTACTATTATTATTTGGAGCTTCATTTTTTTGTTCTAATAGGTCTTCTAGACTCTCTTCTTGATCAAATGTTTGTGATAAGATATCACTAACTTGATAGTCCATTTGTTCATTAGCTTCTTCTTCAGACATATTCATTAAATCTTCATTCTTAGATTTAGAAATTGTAACTTCTACGCCTTTTTCAAAAGCATGAACTTGAATCCATAAAGGACCCTCTACGACAAAGTCTTCTTCCTCATTAACTTCTTCCATCATATTCCAAAAAAATTCTTCTCCACGCTTACGATTAGTCCATAAATCTTCACGTTTGAAACCTCTAGCTTCTATGTCGCTATACGTAATAAATAATTTAACTGTTGTATCGTCAACACGCTCTATTCTCATATCATCTCACTCCTTACAGTCGATGAATAGTAATCATATTGTAGTAGAACGTAGTAAGAATTACAATAAATTTGTTTGATTAATTTTTACTATTTTCTATCGATTCCTTATATTAACATATACCCCAAAATATACCAAAAAAACAGCACTCATCATCCCGGTGCTGTTACAATTAGTTACATTATATTGGTGATTTATATTTCAAACTATACAATAAAAGTCATAAAACTACGAATTAAAGATTATAATCATCAAACGTTGTCTTATGACTCCTTATTATATATTAAAATTAATCAACCATACGTTGCGCTTCTTGCAATTGGAAAGTACGGACTTTTCTTGGCAAGAATCTTCTGATTTCGTCTTCGTTATAACCAACTTGTAAACGTTTGTCGTCTAAAATAATTGGACGACGTAATAATCCAGGGTTATCTTGAATAATTGCATATAAGTCTTGAAGTGGAAGTGCATCAATATCCACGTTTAATTTTTGGTAAGTTTTAGAACGTGTAGAGATAATTTCATCTGTACCATCTTCAGTCATTTTTAAAATTTGTTTAATTTCATCAATTGTTAAGTGTTCAGAAAAAATGTTACGCTCCGTATACGGAATGTCATGTTCTTGTAACCATGCTTTCGCTTTACGGCAAGATGTGCAACTTGGTGAAGTAAATAATGTTACCATACATCTCACTCTCCTATTATCATGAATAAAATTCATTGTTTAAATTATTTATATGATTAAGATTTAGTTGAAAACTAATTAAAATTTATATCTTAACCTTACATAACTATATTATACTGCCCTAAGATTAAAATTAAATGAGAAATTCTTTAAATTCTAAATTTTTTTAGAAATTAGTAAAATTTCTTTGTTTAATTTACACATAGAAACACTATGTATTAAGTGTAACATAACTTACAAATGATTGAAATACTGTTATAATGTATAATAAATCAGAAAAAAATAGAAAGTGGGCATCATTAATGGAAACTCTTTTTTCAGGTATCCAACCTAGTGGTATACCAACAATAGGAAATTATATCGGTGCATTAAAACAATTTAGTGAAGTACAAGATAATTACAATTGTTATTTTTGTATTGTTGATCAACATGCCATTACGGTACCTCAAGATCGTTTAAAACTACGCAAGCAAATTCGACAACTCGCAGCAATCTATTTAGCATCAGGCATTGATCCTGAAAAATCAACGCTATTTATTCAATCTGAAGTTCCTGCACATGTACAAGCAAGTTGGATGTTAACGACAATTGCCTCTATAGGTGAGCTAGAACGCATGACTCAATTTAAAGATAAATCACAAAAACAAGTGGACGGCGTACCAGCAGGATTACTTACATATCCGCCACTTATGGCTGCTGATATTGTAATTTACAATACTAATATTGTCCCTGTCGGGGAAGACCAAAAACAACATATGGAATTAACACGTAATTTAGTAGATCGTTTTAATAGCCGTTACAATGATATCCTTATTAAACCTGAAATACGCATGCCAAAAGTTGGTGGCCGTGTAATGAGTTTACAAGACCCAACTAAAAAAATGAGTAAAAGTGATGATAACCAGAAAAACTTCATTTCATTATTAGACGAACCTAATGTTGCAGCTAAGAAAATTAAAAGTGCAGTTACAGATTCTGATGGCGTGATTAAATTTGATCGTGAACAAAAACCTGGTATTACAAACTTATTATCTATTTACTCCAGTTTAACTGATGAATCTATAGACGAATTAGTCGCAAAATATAAAGATTCAAATTATGGTACATTCAAAGCCGATTTAGCAGAAATCGTTAAAGAATTCCTTACAACTTTCCAAGAAAAATATAATGACTATTATAATTCAGATAAATTAGACGATATATTAGATGATGGTAGAGATAAAGCACATAAAGCTTCATTTAAAACATTAAAGAAAATGGAAAAAGCTATGGGCTTAGGACGCAAAAGATAATAAATAATAAGAGGCAAACAATTTTAAAGTTTGCCTCTTTTTTAATTGAAAAACCCTTCGAGAATTATCTCGAAGGGTCATTTTAATTATTTATCTTTTTTCTTTTTACCTGTTTTTCTATCGATACTTTTATCGATGTAAGCATCTTTTAATGTATAATCGCCACCAAATTGATGGTAATGAATACCTTTAACTTGTGGATTAGTTAAATGGGCTTCACCTTTTTGGTATATAGGCGCGATTGGTGCTTCATGTAAAAGTAATTCTTCAGCTTTTTTCATTGCCGCGTTACGTTCTTTCGTTTTCTTCAGTAACGGACCATTTGCCTCTTTAGTTAATTTGTCATATTCTTTACTACCCCAACCAGTGTTGTTTTGTGAATTACCAGTCGTCATCGTATCTAAGAATGTTAATGGATCTGGATAGTCAGGGCCCCAACCAGATAGTGATGCTTCGTAGTTACCTGATTGTTCTCTTGTTACCCTTTGTTTAAATGGTAACTGCTTAATTTTCATAGTTACACCTGGTAAATTCTTTTCAATCTGAGATTTAATATACTCTGCAGAAATTTTTGAATCTGGTGTATCTTCAGTATTAAGTGTAAAAGTAAGATTTTTAATACCTAACTCTTTTTTAGCTTTTGCAAGGTTAGCTTTAGCTGCTTTAGGATTAAATGTTAACGGTGAATTAATTGAATCAGCAAAGTCTTTACCATCCGGTGTTTTAGCAGTTAATTTAGATGTGAAACCATCTACTGGCGCTGAACCATCATTTTTAACGCTATCAACATAACCTTGCTTATCAATGGCTTGTGAAATCGCTAAACGCATTTGTTTGTTTTTAAATGCTGGTACTTCTTTTTGATTTAGTTTAATAAAGAATGTACTTGCTAATAATCGTTTTGTAAGTGCAGGCTTACCTTTATATTTATCTACTTGATCAGCTGTAATACCTGTATCATCTGTAGAACCTGTTTCAAATAATGAAGCGCCTGCTTGTTGGTCTTTAAGAATTTTATAGTTTACTCGATCTAAACGGACGTGTTTTTTGTCCCAGTAATCATCATTTTTCACAAGTTGGATTTTATCTTCAACTCTCCATTCTTTTATTTTGAATGGACCATTATAAACTGTTTTATCAGCTTTTGTACCATATTGTTCACCGTATTTCTCTACCGCATGTTTATTAACTGGCATAAATATACCGAACGTTAATAATTCATCAATATAAGGTATCGGTTTAGTCAATTCTACTTTTAACGTATGGTCGTCTACTGCCTTAACACCTAAATCTTTAACTTTCTTTTTACCCATATTTACTTCTTCAGCGTTTTTAATATCATACATTATGTAAGCATATTCGGCACCTGTATTTGGATTTATAGCTCGTCGCCAAGAATAGACGAAGTCTTGAGCATTTACTGGTTCACCGTTAGACCATTTGGCATCTTTACGTAATTTAATCGTTAACGTTTTACCACCATTTGATTTCTTCGGCATTTCTTTAGCCACACCTGGAATTGCCTTATCATTTTTATCTAATGTATATAAACCTTCAAAGACTTGGTTGAAAATTGTAAAAGATACATTATCTGATACTTGAGATGTATCTAAAGATGCCATATCTTGTGATATAACTTTTCTATATACTTGTCCTTTGTCTGAATAAATACCATTTCCATTACCACAACCTGCTAGAAAAGTTACAAATGCAATTATTATTATTGGTAATTTGAATTTTTTCATCGAACTCCCCCTTCCCCTTTATAGTTGAGTTTGCGTATAATCTGCTGTTAAATTTTTCGCTTCGTCGTTAGTAACAAACACATAATGTCCTGGTGTTATTTCTTGCAATGAACGTTCGTTATTTTTTGCTGCATCTTCTTTATAAACGATTCTTTTACGTTCTTTCTCTGAATCTGGATCTGGTTGTGGAATTGCCGATAATAAAGACTTTGTATAAGGATGTAACGGATTATGATATATCTCATCTGAAGGTCCTAATTCAACAATTTTCCCAAAGTGCATTACCGCAATTCTATCGGAAATATATTTCACCATTGATAAATCATGGGCAATGAATAAGAATGTAATACCATGTTCACGTTGTAATTTTAACAATAAATTAACAACTTGAGCTTGGATTGATACGTCTAAAGCCGAAATCGGTTCATCTGCAATAATAAATTCTGGTTCTACTGCCAATGCACGAGCAATACCAATTCTTTGTCGTTGACCACCTGAAAATTCATGCGGATATCTATTAGCATGTTCTTTACTTAAACCTACCGTTTCCAACATGTCATAAACACGTTTTTTTCTTTCTCTCGTAGAGGAAGCTAATTTATGAATGTCGATACCTTCGCCAACTATATCCATTACTTTTAATCTTGGATTTAACGATGCATATGGATCTTGGAAAATCATTTGAATTTTTTTATTAAATTTTAATAAGTCTTTTCTATTTTTAATCTTTTGAATATCGACACCTTCATATAGGATTTCGCCATCCGTAATATCATTTAATTTAATAATCGCTTTACCAGTCGTTGATTTCCCACAACCTGACTCACCAACTAAACCAAATGTTTCCCCTTTATAAATATCAAATGAAATATTTTCTATAGCGCGAACTTCATTTTTCTTTCCTTCATTGAAATACTGTTTTAGATTTTTTACTTCTAATAAAGTTTCCTTATTATTGACCATCGAACGACACCCTTTCTACCTGTTGAGGCTTATCGTAATTATTAGGCATGCTACGCAAACGTTGTTGCACCATTAAAGGCGGGTCAACATGTGGTGCACGTTCATCTAAAAGCCAAGATTTAACAAAGTGTGTAGGTGACACTTTAAACCACGGTGGCGTTTCTTTAAAATCAACATCCAATGCAAATTTACTACGTCGCGCAAAGGCATCTCCTTTTGGTGGATGTAATAAATCCGGTGGCGTTCCTGGTATAGCTAATAATTCTGTATCAGACCCAGTTGTTAAATCAGGCATCGATGATAGTAATCCCCATGTATAAGGATGCTTTGGATCATAAAATATCTCACTCGCATCGCCAGTTTCGACCATCTGTCCACCATACATAACTGCTACTCTATCAGCAATATTCGCGACTACACCTAGGTCATGTGTAATAAAGATGATTGAAGTATCAATTTTATCTTGTAATTCTTTCATCAAGTCTAAAATTTGCGCCTGCATCGTTACGTCTAATGCTGTCGTCGGTTCGTCAGCAATAAGGACTTTAGGTTCACAAGCTAATGCTGTTGCAATAACAATTCTTTGTCTTTGTCCACCAGAGAATTGGTGCGGATAAGCCCCAAATCGTTGCTCTGCATTAGGTAAACCAACTAAATTTAAAATTTCAAGTGCTCTTTGCTTAGCTTTAGATTTCGTATAATTTCTATGTTTCATCAGTGGTTCCATTACTTGTTTACCAATTTTCATCGTTGGGTTTAATGAAGTCATAGGATCTTGGAAAATCATTGAAATATCTTTACCACGTAGTTTAATAAGCTCTTGCTCACTCTTTTTCGCTAAGTCTTCGCCAAGAAAATCTATCTTACCTTTTTTAATTCTTCCAGTGTCTCCTTGGAATAGTTTAGTTATCGCCTTTGTTGTTACTGATTTCCCAGAACCAGATTCACCAACGATAGCTAAAGTTTCCCCTTTGTCTAAATAAAAATCTACACCTCTTACTGCTTGCACTTCCCCTGCGTCAATGTCAAAGGAAACATGCAAGTCGCTCACTTCTAATATTCTTTCTGACATAATAAATGCCTCCTTTGTTATTTACGCATTTTAGGGTCAAACGCATCGCGTAAGCCGTCACTAAATAGATAGAAGAATAAAATTAATAAACTTAAAACAATTGCCGGTATAAATAATTCGTGTGGGTTAATGAGTAACATAGAACGTCCGTCATTCACGAGTGAACCAAGTGAAGTTTTAGGCGCCGGAACCCCAATACCGATAAAACTTAAAAATGCTTCGAAGAAAATCGCACTTGGCACTGTAAACATAGAAGTTACAACTATTGAACCTAGAGTATTAGGTAAAATATGTTTGAAAATCAATTTAGTTTTTGAACTACCTAATGTTTTAGATGCTAATACGAATTCTTGTGTTTTTAATTTTAAGAATTCTCCACGTACGACACGGCTCATCCCTATCCAACCGGTAATAGCCATCGCTAAAATAATTGTCCAAATTGATGGCTCAAATATCAAGACGAATAAAATTACGACGATTAAGTTAGGTATTGATGCAATGATTTCAATGATACGTTGCATAATATTATCAATTCTTCCGCCAAAAAATCCTGAAATCGCACCGTAGACAACACCGATAAAAATATCTAATATAGCAGCCACGACACCGATAAATAATGATACTTGTGTCCCTTGCCAAGTTCTTGTCCATAAATCTCTACCTAATTGGTCTGTCCCAAACCAATAGTTTTGTTTAACGCCAGCCTCTTTATAAGCATTTACACCTTGCGCGCCTTCACCATCGAATGGTAAAAAAGAAACTTTATCCAACACTGGTACTTTAGGTGGTAAATTTCTTCCTTGCACGTTTTGATCGGCATAACCGTGTGAACTAATCATTGGCCCAACAAATGCTAGGATAATAATTACAATTAATCCAATCATCCCAACTACCGCTAATTTATTTCTTTTTAATTGGCTCCAAGCGTCCTGCCAAAAGTTTTTACTTTCTCTTTGAATTTCAGGTTCTTTTTCTATGTCTGCATTACTACGTACAAAGTCCTCGGCCATAATTGCATTTGAAGCATTTGCCATTACAGCATTTGAAGGTTCATGATTTTCGAAATTATTGTTATTTTCTGCCATTATTTCTTACCTCCTTGTACACGTATACGTGGATCAATCACGCCATATAAAATGTCTACAATGAAGATAGAAACAATGAATAATGTACTAAATAATATAGTTGTCGCCATAATCACTGGAAAATCGTTTGTAGTTATAGAACGAACAAATTGATCCCCTAGACCAGGCACACCAAATATATTTTCAATTGTTAATGTCCCTGTCAAAATTCCTGCTAACATAGGTACGATTATTGTAATTACTGGTATCAATGCATTTCTTAACGCATGTCCGAATAATACTCTCATAGTAGAGTTCCCTTTGGCTCTAGCCATTAAAATATAATCGGAACTTAATACCTCTATCATCTCTGCTCTTATGTATCTCGCAACGGTAGCCAAAACAGTAGCCGAAAGTGCTAATGATGGTAGTACAGCTGTTGAAATGCCTTCCCAACCTGCAACTGGGAACCAATTTAATCTCACTGAGAATGCATATTGCAATAATACGGCTAATACGAATGATGGTACTGACACTGCTATAACTGATATTACGGTGGCTGTATAGTCTACCCAGGTGTTTTGCCGAACAGCAGCAACTACTCCTAAAAATAGACCTAATACAACACCAATAACCATTGCCGAAAGCCCCATTTCCATAGATGGTACCAATCTGTGTTTAACTAAGTCCCAAACTGGTTGGTTATTATATTGGAACGAATTACCGAAATCTCCAGTTACAACGTTTTTCAAATAATGACCATACTGAACTGCGACTGGATCATTCAATCCATACTTTTCATTCAATATTTGTTTTTGCTCATCATTTAATTTTTGGTCATTAAATGGTGAACCTGGCATAAGCTTCATTAGGAAAAAGGTAATTGTAATAATAATAAACAATGACAACACCATGTAACCTAATCGTTTTAAAACATATTTAAGCATAAATCCATCCCCCTTAACTTTTCAAAATTAACATTCCTTTCAAAATTTTCAGAAATATTAATATTATTATATATTTCTTTTACGTATTAATCAATATAGTTTTGCTTCACATTATTAAAGCGGATAATTTATATCAACGATATATTTTTGAGTTAACAGCTTATTTTAACCTTCATATAAAAATCTATTCAGTTTTAATTTGTATTCGGTTACAATTAATATAATAAGGTTTGGGAGGATTTTTATGCAGTTATTTCGTAAATTAATAATTTGGATTTTATTAGCACCACTATTTTCTTGTTTAATATGGATTTTCAGCGATAAATCTTTTATAGATTTTTTAAATATATTATTTTATACATCAGCCGTATTAAGTATCATTACTTTCGTTCTTATAATTGTACAAGATGGTGTATTTGACGTAACAAGTTATGGTTTCCGTAAATTAAAATATCAATTTTCCACAAAAAAGCAACGTGCATCTATGTCAAACGATGACTTTTTCAATCCTCAACAAGTTAAAAAAGACAATTATGTTGTCACATCATGGGTCAAATATGCATTTTTAATCAATTTAAGCTATTTTGCTATTACTATTATTATTAGTTTCTTAATATAAAAAAAGGAGTAACGACATCGCATCGATATCGTCACTCCTTTTTTATAATTATTAGCTTGATTCGTCTATATTAGGATTCATAAACAAGGCATAGTATAGCAAAATAAAGCCTATTAATACGACGGCAGCAACATAGATGGACATCATCCAAGGTGCTAAAAATGCACCAAGTATCAAGCCAAATCTAGCTAAAATTTGTGCTCCATTGTTAGAAACCATATTAAAAGTTGCGTAAGTACTTCTTTGATCGTTTGGGATCATTAAGAAGCGACGTGCGTTTTGTATCGGAGAATAAATCAATTCACCTAACGTTGCTATTATCGCAAATAAACACAGTACCCATACATTATTCGCAGAGGTCAAAATGGCGTATCCAAGCGTATACAATACGATTCCAATTTTAAAAACGTCTTTTTTAGAAGTACTTGCTATCATTTTATTAACGGTAAAAGTTAAAGTTGCCACTACAACTGTATTGATAATCATAATTAACGTAAACATTCGTACGCCATCGACCGTAAAACCAAGTAACTGAAATGGTTCGAATTGTTTTTTTAATCTTACGACAACATAAGAATTTAAGCTTAATTCCGCCATCATAACCATTAAATAGCCTAATGTTAATATCATGTAATACTTATCTTTAATAACTACATGATAGCTTTGTAAAAAGTGCTTTAATTTTGACGTTAAATCATCTTTTTGTTTAAATACTTGCCCTACATGATAAAATTTAGCAAATAAATACCAACTGATTAACATAGCAACTAAAAACAATATAAATAATAGGCGTTTATGACTTAAGTATAACAATGCACCTAACATCATACCGATAGCCGTGCCAATATTAAACATCCAATACATTAATTGATAAACATATTCTCTTACTTCTTCATAAATTGCGTCCATTACGGCCGCTTCGAAAATAGGCTCACTCGCAGCGAACAATAATTCGAAAAGAAAAATCACAATGCAAAATATAACCAACCCAACTCCATCCATCGTTACCGTTATACTTAGAATAATTAAACTTACTGCATACAAAATATGCGCCCAATTTAATACTTTTTTCCGCGACAAATTATCCCCTATATAACCACCAATAAAAGTAACCATAAAGCCAACGATAATATTGATAATTAAAAATGTTCCTGCAAACACAGCATTAACTTTACTCGTTAAATAAAGTGCGATAAATGGCATAATCGCCTGACTCGCAATAATAAGCACAAAATCGGCAAGTAATCTCGTTTTTAAAGTTGTAGTTAAAGTAAAAAATCTCCCCATGTTGTAAACACCTCTATACTGCCTTTTAGTATTGAGCTTATCTTATCATTAATCACTAATTATGAAAACATGCTTAATATTGCACAATCTAATGTCTGCGGATTAATACCACTTTAATGCTACAAAATAAAAAAAGCTTTCCACTAAAAATGGAAAGCTTAAATAATATCAATTATTCGCTAAATTTTTTAAATACTAATACAGCATTATGTCCACCAAAACCTAAACTGTTACTCATAGCATAAGTAATGTCTAAATCTTGTGCTGTGTTAGGTACGAAGTCTAAATCACATTCTGGATCAGGTGATTCAACGTGAATTGTTGGCGCAATACGGCTATCTCTAATAGATAATGCTGAGAATATTGCTTCAATACCACCAGTTGCACCCAATAAGTGACCAGTCATTGATTTTGTTGAACTTACTTTAAGTGATTTAGCAGCGTCACCGAATGTATTTTTAATTGCTTGTACTTCTGTTAAGTCGCCTACTGGTGTACTCGTTCCGTGTGCATTTAAATATTGGATATCTTTAGCTTCGATACCAGCATCGTCAATGGCTGCTTGCATTGCACGTGAACCGCCTTCACCTTCTGGTGCTGGAGCAGTAATATGATAAGCATCACCAGTTGAACCGTAACCTACAACTTCTGCATAAATATTAGCACCTCTTGCTTGAGCTGCTTCTAATGATTCAAGTACAACTATTCCAGCGCCTTCACCCATAACGAAGCCATCACGACCAATTTGGAATGGTCTACAAGCTGTTTCAGGGTCGTCATTTGTTGATAATGCACGACTTGCGCTAAAGCCAGCAATTGCCATATCAGTAATCGGCGCTTCAGTACCACCTGTAATCATGGCATCAGCATCGCCACGTTGTATAATTTTGAATGCTTCACCAATTGAGTTCGTTCCAGTCGCACAAGCTGTAACTGTAGAACCATTAGGACCTTTAGCACCTAAGTCTATTGACACTTGTCCAGTCGCCATATCTGGAATTAACATAGGAACGAAGAAAGGACTAACACGTCTTGGTCCTTTATTTAATAATGTATTATGTGCATTTTCAAATGTTTCCATACCACCAATACCAGCACCAATCCATACACCGATATTGTTAGCATTATCTTCATTAATTTCTAATTTAGCATCTTGAACCGCTTCTCTAGCCGCAACTAATGCATATTGAGTGAAACGGTCCATACGTCTCGCTTCTTTTTTCTCAATAAAGTTCTCAATATTGAAATCCTTTAATTCACCTGCTAAATGTACATTATAAGGATCTGTATCAATTCGAGTTATTTTATCTATTCCGTTAACGCCATTCAAAGCATTTTCCCAAGAAGTTTTGGCATCATTACCAATTGGTGATAATACACCTACACCAGTAATAACGACACGTTGTGCTTTACTCATAAATTTACCTCCTATTTACCCCATCTTAATGTAATGGCACCCCAAGTAAGGCCACCGCCAAATCCTACAAAAACAAGGACATCATCATCTTTTATTTTATTATTTTCTAATTCTTGAGCCACACTTAATGGTATCGATGCAGCAGACGTATTTCCATATTTATCTACAGAAACACTCATTTTAGATTTATCTAGTCCTAAACGTTCACGTGCAGACTCCATAATACGTATGTTAGCTTGATGCGGCACAAACATATCAACATCTTCTGGCTGTAAGCCTGCCTTAGCAACAGCTTTATTTGAAGCCTCGCCCATAATTCTAACCGCGAACTTAAATACTTCACGACCGTTCATGAAAATTTTACCATTTTCTGGATTTAAATATAAATATTCTCCACCTGAACCATCTGAACCTAGTTCATAACTTAATATGCCTCTACCTTCAGATACTTCACCAATTATAGCAGCACCGGCACCATCGCCGAAAAGAATTGCTGTGGAACGGTCTGTCATATCTGTTATTTTAGATAATTTATCGGCACCAACAACTAAAATATTTTTAT
The Staphylococcus kloosii genome window above contains:
- the fabF gene encoding beta-ketoacyl-ACP synthase II; amino-acid sequence: MSKAQRVVITGVGVLSPIGNDAKTSWENALNGVNGIDKITRIDTDPYNVHLAGELKDFNIENFIEKKEARRMDRFTQYALVAAREAVQDAKLEINEDNANNIGVWIGAGIGGMETFENAHNTLLNKGPRRVSPFFVPMLIPDMATGQVSIDLGAKGPNGSTVTACATGTNSIGEAFKIIQRGDADAMITGGTEAPITDMAIAGFSASRALSTNDDPETACRPFQIGRDGFVMGEGAGIVVLESLEAAQARGANIYAEVVGYGSTGDAYHITAPAPEGEGGSRAMQAAIDDAGIEAKDIQYLNAHGTSTPVGDLTEVQAIKNTFGDAAKSLKVSSTKSMTGHLLGATGGIEAIFSALSIRDSRIAPTIHVESPDPECDLDFVPNTAQDLDITYAMSNSLGFGGHNAVLVFKKFSE
- a CDS encoding MFS transporter gives rise to the protein MGRFFTLTTTLKTRLLADFVLIIASQAIMPFIALYLTSKVNAVFAGTFLIINIIVGFMVTFIGGYIGDNLSRKKVLNWAHILYAVSLIILSITVTMDGVGLVIFCIVIFLFELLFAASEPIFEAAVMDAIYEEVREYVYQLMYWMFNIGTAIGMMLGALLYLSHKRLLFILFLVAMLISWYLFAKFYHVGQVFKQKDDLTSKLKHFLQSYHVVIKDKYYMILTLGYLMVMMAELSLNSYVVVRLKKQFEPFQLLGFTVDGVRMFTLIMIINTVVVATLTFTVNKMIASTSKKDVFKIGIVLYTLGYAILTSANNVWVLCLFAIIATLGELIYSPIQNARRFLMIPNDQRSTYATFNMVSNNGAQILARFGLILGAFLAPWMMSIYVAAVVLIGFILLYYALFMNPNIDESS
- a CDS encoding beta-ketoacyl-ACP synthase III yields the protein MNVGIKGFGAYAPENVVDNAYFESFLETSDEWISKMTGIKERRWANEDEDTSDLAYKASLKAIEDAGIEATDIDMIMVATSTGDYAFPTVANMLQTKLGIGKVASMDQLAACSGFMYAIINAQQFIKSGDYKNILVVGADKLSKITDMTDRSTAILFGDGAGAAIIGEVSEGRGILSYELGSDGSGGEYLYLNPENGKIFMNGREVFKFAVRIMGEASNKAVAKAGLQPEDVDMFVPHQANIRIMESARERLGLDKSKMSVSVDKYGNTSAASIPLSVAQELENNKIKDDDVLVFVGFGGGLTWGAITLRWGK